The DNA sequence CGCCGGGAAAGTTCCTCTACCGATGTATTCCCCGTGGGGGTCAGTGTGGCCACTGGTTGAACAAGATTAAGCGAAACGAGGTCAAACTTAGCCCGGGAAAAGCGTTCTCCCCGGCAATTGTTCTGCAGAAAGTTAGAATTAGGTTAAAGTTGGACGGCTTCTGGGCATACCAAGGATATCCATCTTCAGTGGCGGTTGGCTGCATACGTTGCACCAAGACAAAGCATCTCGATCACGATGCGTGTTGTAGCAACGATGGGACAGGCGGTATATCTCGTCTAGATGAGCCGTAGTGGAAGTATCTTGACACCTTGTGGAGCAAAATACAGAGCAAGTGGAGTGCGATCTCGGAGGAGGGGAACGACGACTACTGACGGAGAAGTTCCGCTGGGTTAAATTTATCTCGGAACAGTCACGGGCCCAACTAAATTCTTAAACGTTTCTCCGCCGCCTTGCTTGAGTTGTGGAATCCTCAAACGACCATTGGCTTTCATTCTCGTCGGATGAAAAATGAACTAACAATTTTCGTATTAGTTAAACGAACTGGTGGCATacttgtcttccttcctctcttgcTGTACATCATTTTATATACTGCCAGATACCCAATCTATCTCTTTCCGACGATCGACTATACCGTCAGTTTCACCTTCCGTCACAATGGCAGCACCACAGATTGTGAACGATACTCGGCCTGAGGAGCCTATTACCTGTCCAGCTGAACTGGATGGTGTTGCATATCTCTATGGCCATCCTTTGCTGAACTCCCTCTCCCCGCCACTCCATAAGACCGTCTACAGCACACTGGGTTTGAACTGGGCCCAGATTCCTCTATCCAGCGTCTATGGCACATCTGCGACTTACCCTCCCCCATACACTCTGTCACCTCCAATCGATAAATACTTAGCCGCCATCAAAGCCAACCCCAAGTTCGTCGGCTCCTCTGTCACCATGCCACACAAGGTAGCCATCATGCCTCACCTGGACGACCTCACCGAGGACGCAAGACAAGCTGGAGCCTGTAACACCATCTTCTTACGCGAGGAACAAGACGGTAGCCGCTCCTATGTCGGCACAAACACCGACTGCATTGGCATCCGGGAAGCCTTGCTGCAGAACTCCCCATCCGCGGAAATATTCCAGAACAAGCCTGCCTTGATCGTCGGTGGAGGCGGCACGGCTCGCTCTGCGATTTACGTACTACGCAAATGGCTCGGTGCTAGCAAGATCTACATTGTGAACCGCGACGCGTCGGAAGTCGCAACTATTCTGAACGAAGACAAGGAACGGAACCCTACTTCGACACAAGCTCCCCTCATTCATGTCACTGATCCCGCCGTGGCAGCCTCTCTTGAGGCGCCCGTGGCCATTGTCTCGGGTATTCCCAACTACCCACCGAAGACCCCTGAGGAAATCAACGCCCGACAGGTGCTCCAGGCTTTCCTGGGTGAGGCACCTTCCTCTGATGAGTTCAAGGGCGTAATTCTGGAGATGTGCTATCACCCCGTTCCCTGGACGGAAATTGCAGAGCTCGCTTCGACGAGTGGCTGGAGGGTTATCTTGGGTTCAGAGGCATTGATCTGGCAAGGCTTGGAACAGGCCCGTCTCTGGACTGGTCAGGATGTGgttgctgttcctggtgtggtggagaaggtcaaggatATGGTGGCGCAGTCGCTGGCTGAAAGGTCGTCCAAGTCTaatctttgattttctttcttattaCATTTTCTATACATGATTCTTGTATATAGCATACCCTAGAGCATAGCATATGTGATAAAATTAGATATGTCGTTATGAACAAAAACGAGTCCTTCTATAAGGTCCGGTCGTCTATATGATCCCTAGGAAAGCCAGGAGATTTACAAAGCTCGAGGAAAGAGTTAAGCACCAGGCCGTGTGTATTCGAGCTGCCGTACACGCTTCCATACCTCCCTCACTGTTCTCTCCTGTGTCTGTCGGCCGGTCTCGGTTGCCGACGGTCCTGCAGGTCTTGAATTAAAGTTAGCCATCAGTTACTACTCAAGTCCTCGCAGGATATCCTACCTAATAGCCAAGTACAAGCGACTGCCCAGTCGCACGTCCTCAATCGGGGCAGTTTCAGGATCCGCTGGTGGATTAGCAGTTGTGACCAGGCCACCCGCTTCAAGGAGAATCGCAATTCCAGCAGCAACGTCCCTAGGCCAGTCAGACTGATACTACACAAGACAAAAGAGGTCATTGCAAAATGCAGGAGACGGGGACTCACCATTCCCAACAGCCACCCTCCCACCAGATATCAAACGATCCCATCGCAGTATACGCCAAATCCAACGTCGCACTCCCCAGACTCCGGACACCATGGACCAttcctccctttccattcctccCTCCAATCTCAGCGGCCATGTTTACGAAGCTCTCAATTTTGCGGTGCATGTTGCCATCGGGAATATCACGGCGATCCTTTCCCCATTCACAGGAGAAGACACATTTGCTGGGTGCATTAGGGGGCATTGGTGGGATAGACGGCTTGTGGATAAGCGGAAGACGGCGCTTTTCATTGAGCCAGGCGCCTCGGT is a window from the Aspergillus oryzae RIB40 DNA, chromosome 6 genome containing:
- a CDS encoding shikimate dehydrogenase family protein (shikimate 5-dehydrogenase), which gives rise to MAAPQIVNDTRPEEPITCPAELDGVAYLYGHPLLNSLSPPLHKTVYSTLGLNWAQIPLSSVYGTSATYPPPYTLSPPIDKYLAAIKANPKFVGSSVTMPHKVAIMPHLDDLTEDARQAGACNTIFLREEQDGSRSYVGTNTDCIGIREALLQNSPSAEIFQNKPALIVGGGGTARSAIYVLRKWLGASKIYIVNRDASEVATILNEDKERNPTSTQAPLIHVTDPAVAASLEAPVAIVSGIPNYPPKTPEEINARQVLQAFLGEAPSSDEFKGVILEMCYHPVPWTEIAELASTSGWRVILGSEALIWQGLEQARLWTGQDVVAVPGVVEKVKDMVAQSLAERSSKSNL
- a CDS encoding inositol monophosphatase family protein (inositol monophosphatase), with amino-acid sequence MTVMQFDQEQLDEIYAFAVDLGRKAGQLLLESIEKRIAGEGSQSVEEKENAVDIVTQTDEDVEVFIKTAINEKYPTHKFLGEETYAKGQSRDYLIDEQPTWCIDPLDGTVNFTHIFPMFCVSIGFIVNHKPVIGVIYAPFQDQLFSSCINRGAWLNEKRRLPLIHKPSIPPMPPNAPSKCVFSCEWGKDRRDIPDGNMHRKIESFVNMAAEIGGRNGKGGMVHGVRSLGSATLDLAYTAMGSFDIWWEGGCWEWDVAAGIAILLEAGGLVTTANPPADPETAPIEDVRLGSRLYLAIRPAGPSATETGRQTQERTVREVWKRVRQLEYTRPGA